One Lachnospiraceae bacterium C1.1 genomic region harbors:
- a CDS encoding glycosyltransferase — protein MKKTDVVILTYKPDRGFLELIERLEKQTVVPNRIIVMNTEEKYLARLLFGTNFGEKYKNVDIYNLAKIEFNHGKTRNIAASKSKADYLLFMTQDAIPVDNKLIENLTEVFERDEKAAVTYARQLPAENAGAIEKYNRSFNYPDQDRIQKAEDIPEKGIKTFFCSDVCACYRKDIFEETGGFFNRVVFNEDMIYASNVIKAGYYIYYKADAKVIHSHNYTAKQQLKRNFDLGASQADHPEVFEGISSESEGKKLVGGCMSYLIKNGKAYLIPKFMIHCAARLTGYILGKNYKKLGKKLIWRLTSNRGYWRYFWDMTNIPEDVHAGYGKNAEGL, from the coding sequence ATGAAAAAAACAGATGTAGTTATTTTGACATATAAACCTGATAGGGGATTTTTAGAGCTTATTGAAAGGCTTGAAAAACAGACTGTTGTTCCAAATAGGATAATCGTGATGAATACGGAAGAAAAATATCTTGCACGACTTTTGTTTGGAACAAATTTTGGCGAAAAATATAAAAATGTTGATATATATAATCTGGCAAAAATAGAATTTAACCATGGAAAAACGAGAAACATTGCCGCGTCAAAATCTAAAGCAGATTATTTATTATTTATGACACAGGATGCAATACCTGTTGATAATAAACTTATAGAGAATCTTACGGAAGTTTTTGAAAGAGATGAAAAGGCGGCTGTTACTTATGCCAGACAGCTTCCTGCAGAAAATGCTGGAGCTATAGAGAAATATAATCGCAGTTTTAATTATCCGGATCAAGACAGAATACAAAAGGCAGAGGATATTCCTGAAAAAGGAATAAAAACTTTTTTCTGTTCTGATGTTTGTGCCTGTTACAGAAAAGATATTTTTGAAGAAACAGGTGGATTTTTTAACAGGGTAGTGTTTAATGAAGATATGATATACGCTTCTAATGTTATCAAAGCAGGATATTATATATATTATAAGGCAGATGCAAAAGTGATCCATTCTCATAATTATACGGCGAAACAGCAGCTTAAAAGAAATTTTGATCTTGGTGCATCTCAGGCTGATCACCCTGAAGTTTTTGAAGGAATTTCAAGCGAGAGTGAAGGAAAAAAGCTTGTAGGCGGATGTATGAGCTACCTTATAAAAAATGGTAAGGCTTATCTGATTCCAAAGTTTATGATTCATTGTGCGGCAAGGCTGACAGGATATATTCTTGGTAAAAATTATAAAAAATTAGGTAAAAAACTTATTTGGAGACTTACCTCAAACAGAGGTTACTGGAGATATTTCTGGGATATGACAAATATTCCGGAAGATGTTCATGCAGGATATGGAAAAAATGCAGAGGGTTTGTGA
- the glmS gene encoding glutamine--fructose-6-phosphate transaminase (isomerizing): MCGIVGYIGKQQAAEIILNGLEKLEYRGYDSAGIAVFDGDKINVTKSVGRLKALEELTHGGETMPGNAGIGHTRWATHGEPSEVNAHPHLNGKGTIAVVHNGIIENYIKLRNKLIRKGYEFKSQTDTEVIPQLIDYYYNGDPIEAISKVIHRVEGSYSLGIIFEDHPGEIYAARKSSPLIVGKNEDGSFIGSDVPALLKYTRKVYYIGEEEIVKLTADEINFYDADGEEIEKTATEIKWDANAAEKGGYDHFMIKEIFEEPKTVRDTLNPRIKGGKIDIEELNMSDDDIRNLRKIVIVACGSAYHVGVSARYVLEGMARIPVEVDVASEFRYRNPILSSEDLVIVISQSGETADTLEALRLAHKCGCKVLAIVNVVGSSIAREADAVMYTWAGPEISVATTKAYSAQLIAAYLLAIKFAYTRGMINDSEMKDYIDDLKKLPDQIDLLLGGKERMQRFANRYVAAKDVFYIGRGIDYAIALEGSLKLKEISYIHSEAYAAGELKHGTISLIEDGTLVVSVATQKELYQKEISNMVEVKSRGAFVMAVTNEGNSEIEKAADYVVYIPETNKYFANSLAIIPLQLFGYYISVGRGLDVDHPRNLAKSVTVE, encoded by the coding sequence ATGTGTGGAATAGTAGGTTATATCGGAAAACAGCAGGCAGCTGAGATCATATTAAACGGATTGGAAAAACTTGAATATAGAGGTTATGATTCAGCGGGTATTGCTGTATTTGATGGTGATAAAATAAATGTAACAAAGTCGGTTGGAAGACTTAAGGCATTAGAGGAGCTTACGCATGGTGGTGAGACAATGCCTGGAAATGCCGGAATAGGACATACAAGATGGGCTACACACGGCGAGCCGTCAGAAGTCAATGCGCATCCCCATCTTAATGGTAAGGGTACGATCGCTGTTGTTCATAATGGTATTATTGAAAATTATATTAAGTTAAGAAATAAGCTTATAAGAAAAGGATATGAGTTTAAATCACAGACTGATACCGAGGTTATTCCACAGCTTATAGATTATTATTATAATGGAGATCCGATAGAGGCAATTTCAAAGGTTATACACCGAGTTGAAGGCTCATATTCGCTTGGAATTATTTTTGAAGATCATCCGGGTGAAATATATGCTGCAAGAAAATCCAGTCCTCTTATAGTTGGAAAAAATGAGGATGGCTCATTTATTGGTTCAGACGTACCGGCTCTGCTTAAATATACACGTAAGGTATACTATATCGGTGAAGAAGAAATAGTTAAGCTTACAGCAGATGAAATTAACTTTTATGATGCTGACGGAGAAGAAATAGAAAAGACCGCTACAGAGATAAAGTGGGACGCAAATGCTGCAGAAAAAGGCGGATACGACCATTTTATGATCAAGGAGATATTTGAAGAGCCTAAAACAGTTCGTGATACCTTAAATCCCAGAATTAAAGGCGGCAAGATTGATATTGAAGAGCTTAATATGAGCGATGACGATATAAGAAATCTCAGAAAGATCGTTATTGTAGCCTGTGGTTCCGCATATCATGTAGGTGTATCGGCAAGATATGTGCTTGAAGGCATGGCTCGTATTCCTGTTGAAGTTGATGTTGCAAGTGAATTCCGTTACAGAAATCCTATACTTTCAAGTGAAGATCTTGTTATTGTCATAAGCCAGTCAGGAGAAACAGCAGACACGTTGGAGGCTTTGAGACTCGCACACAAATGTGGCTGTAAAGTCCTTGCAATAGTGAATGTAGTCGGAAGTTCTATTGCAAGAGAAGCTGATGCAGTTATGTATACATGGGCAGGACCAGAGATATCAGTAGCAACAACAAAGGCATATTCAGCACAGCTTATTGCGGCGTATCTTCTTGCGATCAAGTTTGCTTATACAAGGGGAATGATCAATGATTCGGAAATGAAAGATTATATTGATGATCTGAAAAAGCTTCCGGATCAGATAGATCTTTTACTTGGTGGAAAAGAGAGAATGCAGCGATTTGCAAATCGATATGTTGCGGCTAAGGATGTATTTTATATCGGAAGAGGCATAGACTATGCAATAGCCCTTGAGGGTTCATTAAAACTTAAGGAAATTTCTTATATTCATTCAGAGGCATATGCAGCAGGAGAGCTTAAGCACGGAACTATCTCTCTCATAGAAGATGGTACGCTTGTAGTTTCTGTGGCTACACAGAAAGAACTTTATCAGAAGGAAATCTCTAACATGGTTGAGGTTAAGAGCAGAGGCGCTTTTGTAATGGCTGTTACAAACGAGGGTAATTCTGAAATAGAGAAAGCTGCAGATTACGTTGTTTATATACCTGAAACAAATAAGTATTTTGCAAATTCTCTTGCAATCATACCGCTTCAGCTTTTTGGATATTATATATCGGTTGGCAGGGGTCTTGATGTAGATCATCCAAGAAACCTTGCAAAATCAGTTACAGTTGAATAA
- a CDS encoding trypsin-like peptidase domain-containing protein has translation MYNDYNDENKNTSSGNDNRRFTSDSYGNYPNSSTNSGTSGSNSANRYDEYRYAGAHIPPENNNNKKPKKKGSFAKKALVAVALGLIFGAFAGTGIFVTNLITSSGSRAVSEVIETPSGSNEAVNATVSSDSSKNVATTNAVVQNSSTTGDASAVAESVMPAIVSITNDYTSTTQDFFGQQYETESESAGSGIIVGENDTELLVATNEHVVSSADRLQVQFIDGSVVDASLKGEDEEADLAVIAVSKESISSNTISNIKIATLGDSDSLKVGQEVVAIGNALGYGQSVTTGVVSALDRELELDNGTHKLIQTDAAINPGNSGGALLDMNGNVIGINEAKLSETGVEGMGYSIPISTAKPIIEKLMNQTTKVKASDENKGYLGIAGADVTSDVASQYNMPQGVYIAKTDEGFAAANAGLEKGDIITSFDGQTIQTMEQLKDLLKYYEAGRTVEIVAMVPRDNEYGYEEKTFTVTLSNAADASSSGSNAGNSNGQQQEQQESEEYYNNGLGNFFFGR, from the coding sequence ATGTACAACGATTATAATGATGAAAACAAAAATACATCTTCCGGAAATGATAACAGAAGATTTACTTCAGACAGCTATGGAAATTATCCGAACAGTTCTACAAATTCCGGAACAAGCGGAAGCAATAGTGCCAACAGATATGATGAATATCGCTACGCAGGAGCACATATTCCACCGGAAAATAATAACAATAAGAAACCTAAGAAAAAAGGAAGTTTTGCAAAAAAAGCTCTTGTTGCTGTAGCTTTGGGACTTATTTTCGGAGCTTTTGCAGGAACAGGAATATTTGTTACCAATCTGATAACCTCTTCAGGTTCAAGAGCTGTTTCAGAAGTGATAGAAACACCTTCAGGATCAAACGAAGCAGTAAATGCAACGGTTTCTTCCGATAGTTCAAAGAATGTGGCAACAACAAATGCTGTAGTACAGAACAGTTCAACAACAGGAGATGCTTCGGCAGTGGCAGAGAGTGTAATGCCTGCAATCGTCTCTATAACAAATGATTATACATCTACTACACAGGACTTTTTCGGTCAGCAGTATGAGACAGAAAGTGAATCTGCGGGATCAGGAATCATTGTTGGTGAAAATGATACTGAGCTCTTAGTAGCAACAAATGAGCATGTTGTATCATCAGCAGACAGACTTCAGGTACAGTTTATTGATGGATCTGTAGTGGATGCCTCTCTTAAAGGCGAGGACGAAGAGGCAGATCTTGCGGTAATTGCTGTTTCGAAGGAATCTATATCTTCAAATACAATTTCAAATATTAAAATAGCTACACTTGGAGATTCTGACAGCCTTAAGGTAGGGCAGGAAGTAGTAGCAATAGGAAATGCACTTGGATATGGCCAGTCAGTTACCACCGGTGTTGTGAGCGCTCTCGACAGGGAACTTGAACTCGATAATGGTACACACAAACTTATTCAGACAGATGCAGCAATTAACCCCGGTAACTCAGGAGGTGCACTTCTGGATATGAATGGTAATGTTATCGGAATCAATGAGGCAAAGCTTTCTGAAACAGGTGTTGAAGGAATGGGATATTCTATTCCTATATCAACAGCAAAGCCTATAATTGAAAAACTCATGAATCAGACAACTAAGGTTAAGGCAAGTGATGAGAATAAAGGCTATCTTGGAATAGCAGGTGCTGACGTAACAAGTGATGTGGCTTCACAGTATAATATGCCACAGGGAGTTTATATAGCAAAAACAGATGAAGGTTTCGCAGCAGCAAATGCAGGACTTGAAAAGGGCGATATAATCACATCATTTGATGGACAGACTATTCAGACAATGGAACAGTTGAAAGATCTCTTAAAGTATTATGAAGCAGGTCGGACAGTGGAGATCGTTGCAATGGTACCAAGAGACAATGAGTACGGATATGAAGAGAAGACCTTTACTGTAACTCTGTCAAATGCAGCAGATGCTTCATCATCAGGATCAAATGCAGGAAACAGCAATGGACAGCAGCAGGAACAGCAGGAATCAGAAGAATACTACAATAATGGACTTGGAAACTTCTTCTTCGGACGCTAA
- the clpX gene encoding ATP-dependent Clp protease ATP-binding subunit ClpX: MSDRDEREYEDVCYMCHRTERTAGKMFHFPNNICVCSDCLRTTMDKMSQMDLSSIYGQAMMDFQQQAVQHQNQQETAKDNAVSDTEKKDEEKVTVENIEDTEKAEDKKDEEKKDDDKNKKKNGNFGIPGFPNIQFVNWSDLGGGMPGGKRVKKTSNDDIKKEFDFKNIPQPHKLKEMLDEYVIGQDYAKKVVSVAVYNHYKRVQADLNGDNDVEINKSNILLLGPTGCGKTYLVKTLAKLLKVPLAIADATSLTEAGYIGDDIESVISKLLAAADNDVAKAQCGIIFVDEIDKIAKKKNTNSRDVSGESVQQGMLKLLEGAEVEVPVGANSKNAMVPLETVNTKNILFICGGAFPDLDEIIRQRLTKETSIGFNSELKDRWDKEKNILKKVTVEDIKKFGMIPEFIGRLPILCPMEGLTEDMYVKILREPKNAIIKQYEKLLEMDEVQLKFTDDALRSIAKVAMEKDTGARALRSIIEEFMLDIMFEVPRDPNIGRVTITKEYIEKTGGPIIDLRGVAELEEETTPKIGVDE; encoded by the coding sequence ATGAGCGATAGAGATGAAAGGGAATATGAAGATGTTTGCTATATGTGTCACAGGACGGAAAGAACTGCCGGCAAAATGTTCCATTTTCCCAATAATATTTGTGTCTGCAGCGACTGTTTAAGGACAACTATGGATAAGATGAGCCAGATGGATCTGTCTTCTATATACGGACAGGCTATGATGGATTTCCAGCAGCAGGCAGTTCAACATCAGAATCAGCAGGAAACTGCAAAGGATAATGCTGTATCAGATACAGAAAAGAAAGATGAAGAAAAAGTAACAGTTGAAAACATCGAAGATACTGAAAAAGCTGAAGATAAAAAAGACGAAGAAAAAAAAGACGACGATAAAAATAAGAAAAAGAACGGAAACTTTGGAATACCGGGCTTCCCGAATATTCAGTTTGTCAACTGGTCAGACCTTGGTGGAGGCATGCCGGGAGGAAAGCGCGTAAAGAAAACTTCAAATGATGATATAAAGAAGGAGTTTGATTTTAAGAATATCCCACAGCCGCACAAGCTTAAGGAGATGCTGGATGAATATGTCATAGGACAGGACTATGCGAAGAAAGTAGTATCAGTAGCAGTTTACAATCATTATAAAAGGGTTCAGGCAGATCTGAACGGCGATAATGATGTTGAGATCAATAAGTCGAATATTCTTCTGCTCGGGCCGACAGGCTGCGGAAAGACCTATCTTGTAAAGACATTGGCAAAGTTATTAAAAGTGCCGCTTGCGATCGCTGATGCTACTTCACTTACGGAGGCTGGTTATATAGGAGATGATATAGAGTCTGTTATTTCAAAGCTTCTTGCAGCAGCAGATAATGATGTGGCAAAAGCTCAATGCGGAATAATCTTTGTGGATGAGATCGACAAGATCGCAAAAAAGAAAAATACTAACAGCAGAGATGTAAGCGGTGAAAGCGTTCAGCAGGGAATGCTTAAGCTTTTGGAAGGTGCCGAGGTAGAAGTCCCTGTTGGAGCTAATTCAAAAAATGCTATGGTTCCGCTTGAAACTGTAAATACAAAGAATATTCTTTTCATCTGTGGCGGAGCTTTTCCTGATCTTGATGAGATCATCAGACAGAGACTCACGAAGGAAACTTCTATAGGTTTTAATTCAGAGTTGAAAGATCGTTGGGACAAAGAAAAGAATATCCTTAAGAAGGTGACGGTAGAAGACATTAAGAAATTTGGTATGATACCGGAATTTATAGGCAGATTGCCAATACTCTGTCCGATGGAAGGTCTCACAGAGGATATGTATGTTAAAATTTTAAGAGAACCCAAAAATGCGATCATAAAGCAGTATGAAAAACTGCTTGAAATGGATGAGGTGCAGCTTAAATTTACAGATGATGCCCTGAGATCAATTGCTAAAGTTGCAATGGAGAAGGATACAGGAGCAAGAGCGCTTCGATCTATAATAGAAGAATTTATGCTTGATATAATGTTCGAAGTTCCAAGAGATCCTAATATAGGCCGGGTTACTATTACCAAGGAATACATAGAGAAGACCGGCGGACCGATAATTGATCTTAGAGGTGTAGCGGAGCTGGAAGAAGAGACAACACCAAAGATTGGAGTCGATGAGTGA
- a CDS encoding signal peptidase II: MKKAGYFLISAALAGTDLFLKDNMERRKVPGLIKNTGFAGSRLKKYPNIVMMVSAVFTSMIALYIAFGKESGKNSSIKKIGWSFVLGGALSNSADRIRKNYVVDYIPIGKFVYNISDFFIYIGALIAAAADFLEK; this comes from the coding sequence GTGAAAAAGGCAGGTTATTTTCTGATTTCTGCGGCACTTGCGGGTACAGACCTTTTCTTAAAGGATAATATGGAGCGCAGAAAAGTTCCGGGTTTGATAAAAAATACCGGTTTTGCTGGGAGTCGTTTAAAAAAATATCCAAATATAGTAATGATGGTGTCAGCAGTGTTTACCTCCATGATCGCGTTATATATTGCCTTTGGAAAAGAGTCAGGCAAAAATAGTTCGATAAAAAAGATAGGCTGGAGTTTTGTTCTTGGCGGAGCATTGAGTAACAGTGCTGACAGGATCAGAAAAAATTACGTGGTGGATTACATACCTATCGGAAAATTTGTTTATAATATTTCTGATTTCTTTATCTATATAGGAGCATTGATCGCCGCAGCTGCGGATTTTTTAGAGAAATAA
- the arcC gene encoding carbamate kinase, with amino-acid sequence MANIRAVVSLGHKALGYTTNEQLNAVKKAAKSLADLVENGYDLAITHSNRPQVSMIHKAMTELRRTYPDYSPAAMCVCSAMSQGYVGYDIQNSLKAELLSRGISKSVATILTQVTVDPYDKAFYEPTKVIGRHMTAEEASMEERKGNFTKEDPGKGYLRVVAAPKPIEIVEIEAIRTLYDAGQIVVAAGGGGIPVIEQNCNLKGASAVIEKDSIASLLAKDLDADVLIILTGVETVMKNFGKENAETIRNMNLADAKKMIEAGEFEEGTMLPKIEAAIEFLESKKDGKVLITSLEAVEEAIAGNNGTIISF; translated from the coding sequence ATGGCTAATATCAGGGCAGTGGTGTCACTTGGACACAAAGCTTTGGGATATACAACAAATGAGCAGCTTAATGCGGTAAAAAAAGCTGCAAAATCACTCGCAGATCTTGTAGAGAATGGATATGACCTTGCAATAACTCATTCAAACAGGCCTCAGGTGTCTATGATTCATAAGGCTATGACAGAATTAAGAAGAACATATCCGGATTATTCACCGGCTGCAATGTGTGTATGTTCAGCAATGAGCCAGGGTTATGTTGGCTACGATATACAGAATTCGCTTAAGGCGGAGCTCCTTTCAAGAGGTATATCAAAGAGTGTTGCGACAATCCTTACCCAGGTTACAGTTGATCCTTATGATAAGGCTTTTTATGAGCCTACCAAAGTGATCGGAAGGCACATGACAGCTGAAGAAGCCAGCATGGAAGAGAGAAAGGGCAACTTTACAAAGGAAGATCCCGGAAAAGGTTATCTCAGAGTTGTTGCTGCTCCCAAACCTATAGAAATAGTTGAAATTGAAGCCATAAGAACACTCTATGATGCAGGTCAGATAGTTGTTGCAGCAGGTGGCGGCGGAATACCTGTAATTGAGCAGAATTGCAATCTTAAAGGTGCAAGTGCTGTCATAGAGAAGGATTCGATAGCATCACTGCTCGCTAAGGATCTTGATGCAGATGTCCTTATAATACTGACAGGTGTTGAGACCGTAATGAAGAATTTTGGCAAGGAAAATGCGGAGACGATCCGTAATATGAATCTTGCTGATGCAAAGAAAATGATAGAAGCAGGAGAATTTGAGGAAGGAACCATGCTCCCTAAAATTGAAGCTGCTATCGAATTCCTTGAGTCAAAGAAAGACGGTAAGGTACTTATAACCTCATTAGAGGCAGTAGAAGAGGCTATAGCCGGAAACAACGGAACAATAATCAGTTTCTGA
- a CDS encoding MBOAT family O-acyltransferase, protein MLFNTLDFLFFLPLVFALYWVCSERIRWIVLLMVSWYFYISLNPQYFPILLFTTFISWAAGIAMNREDSQNRKKNYLILSVVVSLAFLLFFKYFNFMTESAAAIANCFGLKMQPYTLKLVQPAGISFYTFMTVSYLADVYKGKMQAQTNFAKYALHISFFPQVIAGPIGRAPELMDQFFAKRAFDPEKAESGLRMMLWGYFKKLIVADSLSIYVDNVYRAVPYYFGMTFIITSIMYTFQIYCDFSGYSDIAIGVARLFNIDLMSNFKSPYFSRSIREFWSRWHISLSTWFRDYVYIPLGGSRKGEFKKNRNQLITMLVSGLWHGADWTFVIWGGLHGIYQIIEGLFRKIFVKKENADKERPKALVIASDFFHWAITFAMVDIAWIFFRADSISDAFFIVTHMHNGVILHFANAWTKMMVDMDLTVVALLEVFAAIAALMIYDFISLKHDISTELGKIKLPIRWLIYVALTSLIVISELHGGTSQTFIYFNF, encoded by the coding sequence ATGCTCTTTAATACATTAGACTTTTTATTCTTTCTCCCGCTGGTGTTTGCACTTTACTGGGTATGCTCGGAGAGGATAAGATGGATAGTACTCTTAATGGTGAGCTGGTATTTTTATATCTCGCTTAATCCGCAGTATTTTCCGATACTCTTGTTTACAACTTTTATAAGCTGGGCGGCAGGAATTGCAATGAATAGAGAAGACAGTCAGAATCGAAAAAAGAACTATCTGATTCTTTCAGTTGTAGTTTCTCTTGCATTTTTACTGTTCTTTAAATACTTTAATTTTATGACAGAATCGGCTGCGGCTATTGCAAACTGTTTTGGATTGAAGATGCAGCCGTATACACTAAAACTGGTGCAGCCTGCAGGTATATCATTCTATACTTTTATGACGGTCAGTTATCTGGCAGATGTCTACAAGGGAAAAATGCAGGCTCAGACAAATTTTGCAAAGTATGCGCTTCATATCTCATTTTTCCCGCAGGTGATAGCAGGTCCGATAGGAAGAGCACCGGAGCTGATGGATCAGTTTTTTGCAAAGAGAGCATTTGATCCTGAAAAGGCAGAAAGCGGACTAAGAATGATGCTTTGGGGATATTTTAAGAAGCTGATAGTTGCAGATTCGCTTTCAATTTATGTTGATAATGTATACAGGGCAGTTCCGTATTATTTTGGTATGACCTTTATAATTACATCTATAATGTATACCTTTCAGATATATTGTGATTTTTCGGGATATTCAGATATAGCGATCGGTGTAGCGAGACTTTTTAATATAGACTTGATGAGTAACTTTAAGAGTCCGTATTTTTCAAGGTCGATCAGAGAATTCTGGTCAAGGTGGCATATCTCACTCTCCACATGGTTTAGAGACTATGTTTATATTCCGCTTGGAGGAAGCAGAAAGGGAGAGTTTAAGAAAAACAGAAATCAGCTTATAACCATGCTTGTCAGTGGCCTTTGGCATGGGGCTGACTGGACTTTCGTTATATGGGGAGGTCTTCACGGTATTTATCAGATAATAGAGGGTCTTTTCAGAAAGATATTTGTAAAAAAAGAGAATGCGGATAAAGAAAGACCAAAGGCTCTTGTTATAGCATCAGATTTTTTTCATTGGGCAATTACTTTTGCGATGGTAGATATTGCCTGGATATTTTTCAGAGCTGATTCTATTTCTGATGCCTTCTTTATTGTAACGCACATGCATAATGGTGTAATATTGCACTTTGCTAATGCGTGGACAAAGATGATGGTAGATATGGATCTTACTGTGGTAGCACTGCTTGAGGTTTTTGCAGCAATTGCGGCGCTTATGATCTATGATTTTATTTCTTTGAAGCATGATATTTCAACAGAGCTTGGGAAGATCAAGCTCCCGATCAGATGGCTTATTTATGTAGCTCTAACTTCACTCATAGTGATCTCTGAATTACATGGCGGAACATCACAGACTTTTATATATTTTAACTTCTGA